The Oceanibaculum nanhaiense genome includes the window CGGCGGCGGCTTCGCTGCTGCCGAAGCTTTCCGCCCGTCCGCTCTATCTCGTCACTGACGGGCACAAGATCGTGCAGGCGAACAAGTTGGAAGCGCTGGGCATCGCGCCGCTGTTCCGCAAATGCTTCATCACCCATCGCTATGGCGTGCGGCACGCCAAGCCATCGCCCTATTGCTTCGAGCTGATCCGGCGGCGGGAAAAGGCGGACTGGCGGCAGATCGCCTATATCGCCGATGACCCATCCAAGGATTTCGTCGGGCTGAACCCGCTGGGGGCGCAGACCGTGCGCGTACTGACAGGCCGGCACCGGCATGTCGCCGCGAAGCCGGGCTATGAGGCCCGCCACACTATCCCCGACCTGTCTTTCTTCCCGGCCCTGCTGGCGGAGATGGAAAGGGGCTAAAGCCCCCTGGTTAGGCCCCGGGCACGCCGCCTTCCACCATATCGGCCTTGAAGGCCTCG containing:
- a CDS encoding HAD family hydrolase, coding for MILVFDLDDTLYDESRFVESGFRAVAGFGHDRFGWDEQESLAQMRETLAREGRGAVFDRWLAAHGRHGKGLVAACVRTYRHHKPALSLFPAAASLLPKLSARPLYLVTDGHKIVQANKLEALGIAPLFRKCFITHRYGVRHAKPSPYCFELIRRREKADWRQIAYIADDPSKDFVGLNPLGAQTVRVLTGRHRHVAAKPGYEARHTIPDLSFFPALLAEMERG